From Woronichinia naegeliana WA131, the proteins below share one genomic window:
- a CDS encoding IS4 family transposase: MTTAAVEEYKIMLSVGDTTFLDYRNIKEKREGYGPTGKGGNGLILHSALAIEPEKGQVLGLLWQKLWNREVKEKPPTDETAKQKKERQKEQRKAARQRPFEEKESYKWVEALNTCEKQVESSTRVIHVFDREGDVSEVFDSVRQLKHTGVLVRASHNRSLDKNSERLWQHLESEPIRFHQEIEIPSTGKRKARKVKLAVRFCSVNLRTPYRFDNRDPLNVYAVYATEIDCPEGETPLSWMLLTTEVVETIEMAVTILRWYTYRWRVEEFHKVLKSGCQSERYRLASDGMKTLLGFLSVIAVELLHVTYLHRTQPDALAIEILNPLQLQVLKAAASQKLPPILTVAWAVESVAFLGGYLEHRRKTPLGIQVLWRGWLKLHDLCQGWQLAIRT, encoded by the coding sequence ATGACAACTGCCGCCGTAGAAGAATATAAGATAATGCTATCAGTCGGAGATACGACCTTCTTAGATTATCGCAATATCAAGGAAAAAAGGGAAGGGTATGGGCCGACTGGAAAAGGAGGGAATGGATTAATACTGCATAGTGCTTTAGCAATTGAGCCAGAAAAAGGACAAGTATTAGGTTTATTATGGCAAAAACTGTGGAATAGGGAGGTAAAAGAAAAGCCCCCAACAGATGAAACGGCGAAGCAGAAAAAAGAAAGACAGAAAGAACAAAGAAAAGCAGCTCGTCAAAGACCATTTGAGGAAAAAGAATCCTACAAATGGGTAGAGGCTCTAAACACCTGTGAGAAACAGGTAGAAAGTTCAACGAGGGTAATTCATGTATTTGACAGAGAAGGAGATGTTTCAGAAGTCTTTGACTCAGTGCGTCAACTCAAGCATACAGGAGTGCTGGTCAGAGCGTCTCATAATCGTAGTTTAGACAAAAATAGTGAACGACTTTGGCAACATTTGGAATCAGAACCGATTCGTTTTCATCAAGAAATCGAGATTCCGAGTACAGGAAAAAGAAAAGCACGGAAGGTTAAGCTTGCCGTCCGATTTTGCTCAGTTAATCTACGAACTCCCTATCGTTTTGATAATCGTGACCCGTTGAATGTCTATGCTGTTTATGCGACAGAAATCGATTGTCCCGAAGGCGAAACTCCTTTATCTTGGATGCTTCTGACTACAGAAGTTGTTGAGACTATTGAGATGGCTGTCACTATTCTTCGTTGGTACACCTACCGATGGCGGGTTGAAGAATTTCATAAAGTCCTTAAGTCTGGTTGTCAGAGTGAGCGTTATCGACTTGCCTCTGATGGAATGAAAACTCTTTTGGGTTTTTTAAGTGTCATTGCTGTTGAACTTTTACACGTTACTTATCTTCATCGTACCCAGCCCGATGCTCTCGCGATTGAAATTCTTAATCCTCTTCAACTTCAGGTGTTAAAAGCAGCCGCCTCTCAAAAACTTCCCCCTATTTTGACTGTTGCTTGGGCTGTCGAGTCTGTTGCTTTTCTTGGTGGTTATCTTGAACATCGTCGTAAAACTCCTCTCGGTATCCAAGTCCTTTGGCGCGGTTGGTTGAAGTTGCATGACCTTTGCCAAGGCTGGCAGCTTGCAATCCGCACTTAA
- a CDS encoding transposase translates to MIVRKAKLLNGAKEQYQSLDEAIRTAQFIRNKAVRYWMDNQGVGKADLYVLCKELAKEFPFAKKLNSAARQASAERAWASISSFYSRCRKGEKKKGYPQFTKHCRSVEYKVSGWKLSDDCMKIAFTDGFNAGSFSLYCNKETREDLFRLKINRVRVVRRADGYYAQFCFDADRKEQGEYTGNVVGLDLGLKYFTKDQNDNAVIYPQFLRKSERKLKKAQKRLSKKFVKGAKPQSNNYHKARKRLGKTHLKIQRQRQDWAIKQARNVVASNDVVVYEDLKVSNMVKNHHLAKSISDASWYQFTQWLDYYGKIWDKAVVAVSPHYTSQDCSNCGHRAKKSLSTRTHSCPNCGIEICRDTNAAINILKKGMGILGMEWQNSTFGQKESASEEGKHRERTISIIEGKPTIVSGSL, encoded by the coding sequence ATGATAGTCAGAAAAGCCAAGCTACTGAACGGAGCAAAAGAGCAATACCAATCTCTTGATGAAGCTATCCGTACCGCGCAATTTATCAGGAATAAAGCGGTCAGGTATTGGATGGATAATCAAGGGGTAGGTAAAGCCGATTTGTATGTGCTATGCAAAGAATTAGCCAAGGAATTTCCTTTTGCGAAAAAGTTAAATTCGGCGGCTAGACAAGCTAGTGCGGAACGTGCTTGGGCTTCTATATCCAGTTTCTACAGTCGTTGCAGAAAAGGGGAAAAGAAAAAAGGCTATCCCCAGTTTACAAAACATTGTCGCTCTGTAGAATATAAAGTCTCAGGATGGAAACTATCTGATGATTGCATGAAAATTGCTTTCACTGATGGTTTTAATGCTGGCTCCTTTTCCCTATATTGCAACAAAGAAACGAGAGAAGACCTGTTTCGGCTAAAGATTAATCGAGTTCGAGTAGTCAGAAGAGCAGATGGGTATTATGCTCAGTTCTGCTTTGACGCTGACCGCAAAGAACAAGGGGAATATACCGGTAATGTTGTTGGTTTGGATTTGGGATTAAAATATTTCACCAAAGACCAAAACGATAATGCCGTAATCTATCCCCAGTTCTTAAGAAAATCTGAGCGTAAACTAAAAAAGGCTCAGAAACGATTAAGCAAAAAATTCGTGAAAGGGGCTAAACCCCAATCCAATAACTACCATAAAGCACGAAAAAGACTGGGTAAAACCCATCTTAAAATTCAACGCCAACGGCAAGATTGGGCAATTAAGCAAGCCCGAAACGTGGTGGCATCTAACGATGTCGTGGTGTATGAAGATTTAAAGGTGTCGAATATGGTCAAGAATCATCACTTGGCTAAGTCAATTTCTGATGCTAGTTGGTATCAATTCACCCAGTGGTTAGACTACTACGGGAAAATCTGGGACAAAGCAGTGGTGGCGGTTTCACCTCACTACACTTCTCAAGATTGTTCTAATTGTGGGCATCGGGCGAAAAAATCATTGAGTACCAGAACTCATTCTTGTCCCAATTGTGGAATAGAAATTTGTCGTGATACAAATGCGGCAATTAACATCCTTAAAAAGGGAATGGGAATTCTGGGAATGGAATGGCAAAACAGTACCTTTGGGCAAAAGGAATCTGCCTCGGAAGAGGGAAAGCATAGGGAGAGAACCATCTCTATCATTGAAGGGAAACCAACAATCGTAAGTGGATCTCTGTGA
- a CDS encoding glycosyltransferase family 2 protein, which yields MISIYILTYNEESEIAGCIESVTALTDDIILVDSFSTDQTTGIAAQYPVKIYQHAFESHGKQRTWMLQEIATQYEWVYILEADERMTPELFAECVTASQSSPPKAYYAAERVMFMGTWIRHSTQYPRYQMRLFKKGTVWFSDYGHTEREVYEGPVGFLTETYPHYTCGKGLNRWIDKHNRYSSDEAKETLQQLAQGRVNWSQLWLGKTEVERRRALKDLSLRVPFRPLIRWLYMYFILGGIWDGKAGFAWCTLQAFYEYLILLKVEELKQEADQSAHNHS from the coding sequence ATGATTTCAATTTATATTCTGACCTACAACGAAGAAAGCGAAATTGCTGGTTGCATTGAATCTGTCACCGCCCTTACGGATGACATTATTTTGGTAGATTCTTTCAGTACCGATCAAACGACAGGGATCGCTGCCCAGTATCCGGTAAAAATCTATCAACACGCCTTTGAAAGTCATGGTAAGCAACGCACCTGGATGCTTCAGGAAATTGCCACTCAATACGAATGGGTTTATATTCTAGAGGCTGATGAACGCATGACCCCAGAACTCTTTGCTGAATGTGTCACCGCCAGTCAATCCTCTCCTCCCAAAGCTTATTATGCTGCCGAGCGAGTCATGTTTATGGGAACTTGGATACGCCATAGCACCCAATATCCTCGCTATCAAATGCGTCTCTTTAAAAAAGGAACAGTTTGGTTCAGCGACTATGGTCACACCGAACGGGAAGTCTATGAGGGCCCGGTTGGCTTTTTAACAGAAACCTATCCCCACTACACCTGCGGCAAAGGACTGAACCGTTGGATCGACAAACATAATCGTTATTCCAGTGATGAAGCCAAGGAAACACTTCAGCAGTTAGCCCAAGGTCGCGTTAATTGGTCACAATTATGGTTAGGAAAAACCGAAGTTGAACGTCGTCGGGCATTAAAGGATTTATCTCTCAGAGTACCATTTCGTCCTCTTATTCGTTGGCTTTATATGTATTTTATTTTAGGAGGAATTTGGGATGGTAAAGCTGGTTTTGCTTGGTGTACTTTACAAGCATTTTATGAATATTTAATTTTATTAAAGGTGGAAGAATTGAAACAAGAAGCGGATCAATCTGCTCATAATCATTCTTAA
- a CDS encoding HEPN domain-containing protein has protein sequence MKIEQQQLLEKAKESLRAAQLLANNNLLAFATARAYYSMFYIAEAFLLGENLTFSSHSAVIAAFGKTFIKTKRLPVEYHRYLIDAQEQRTDADYSLTPNINSKKAQYIIEKAQIMLDFAQENIDTV, from the coding sequence ATGAAAATTGAGCAACAACAATTACTAGAAAAAGCCAAAGAAAGTTTGCGGGCTGCACAATTATTAGCCAACAATAACTTACTAGCCTTTGCAACCGCAAGAGCTTATTATTCAATGTTTTATATTGCAGAAGCATTTCTATTAGGAGAAAACTTAACTTTTTCCAGCCATTCAGCCGTTATTGCTGCCTTTGGCAAAACCTTTATCAAAACAAAACGCCTGCCTGTAGAATATCACCGTTATTTAATTGACGCACAGGAACAGCGAACAGATGCGGACTATAGCCTTACTCCAAATATCAACTCAAAAAAAGCCCAATATATTATAGAGAAAGCTCAAATAATGCTCGATTTTGCTCAAGAAAATATTGACACGGTATAA
- a CDS encoding transposase — MLEWWTKNFASCELGDERLNNRAFSIGKKLSEGFGKALSEVFKGGNELKRAYEFLGIRKQTLSR; from the coding sequence ATGTTGGAATGGTGGACAAAAAACTTTGCCAGTTGTGAATTGGGAGACGAGAGGCTAAACAATCGTGCCTTCTCGATTGGGAAAAAGTTAAGTGAGGGGTTTGGAAAAGCCTTATCAGAAGTGTTTAAGGGAGGAAACGAGTTAAAGAGGGCCTATGAATTTTTGGGAATCCGAAAACAGACTTTGTCAAGATAA
- a CDS encoding nucleotidyltransferase domain-containing protein — protein sequence MDTSLTQNLNFPKQNPHLLEILEKFKQQIKNIYQEQLVKLILFGSQAKRQAKYDSDIDILVVLKDKPINDEQHQEIINLISDLCLEYEVLISCVYVSEAQFNQEKSPLLLNIEREGIIV from the coding sequence ATGGATACTTCCTTAACTCAAAACCTCAATTTTCCCAAACAAAATCCCCACCTTCTCGAAATTCTAGAAAAATTTAAACAACAAATTAAAAATATTTATCAAGAGCAATTAGTTAAATTAATTCTCTTTGGCTCCCAAGCAAAACGACAAGCCAAATATGACTCAGACATTGATATTTTAGTGGTTTTAAAAGATAAGCCAATTAACGATGAGCAACATCAGGAAATCATTAATCTTATCTCTGATTTGTGTTTAGAATATGAAGTATTGATCAGTTGTGTTTATGTTAGTGAAGCTCAATTTAACCAAGAAAAAAGTCCATTGCTCTTAAATATTGAGCGAGAGGGAATTATTGTATGA
- a CDS encoding type II toxin-antitoxin system VapC family toxin, whose amino-acid sequence MNPEKFLDTSYVIALSSSTDDYHHKALVIAQQLKASKTPLVTTRAIILEIGNALSKQKYRSKSIKLLSSLEKNKTVTVIPLSETLYQKAFQLYCQKNDKNWGIVDCISFIVMGERRITEALTTDIHFQQAGFRALLRD is encoded by the coding sequence ATGAATCCTGAGAAATTTCTCGATACAAGTTATGTGATCGCTTTATCTTCATCTACGGACGATTATCATCATAAAGCACTTGTCATTGCCCAACAATTAAAAGCTTCAAAAACACCTTTAGTTACAACCAGAGCCATTATTTTAGAGATTGGTAATGCTTTATCTAAACAAAAATATCGCTCTAAGTCAATTAAATTATTGTCCTCATTAGAAAAGAACAAAACGGTGACAGTTATTCCCTTATCGGAAACTCTTTATCAAAAAGCTTTTCAACTATATTGTCAAAAAAACGATAAAAATTGGGGAATTGTTGACTGTATTTCCTTTATTGTAATGGGAGAGCGCAGAATAACGGAAGCATTAACAACGGATATTCATTTTCAGCAAGCTGGTTTTCGAGCTTTGTTGAGAGATTAA